Proteins co-encoded in one Candidatus Limnocylindrales bacterium genomic window:
- a CDS encoding DUF4440 domain-containing protein — protein MRRSSRILLVGVACLMLASPLPAQQDENVVVASLPVQPGQLDAAAARKAIEEANAQWLEAFRAGDAATMARLYTADASLFPPSPSNDILEGRDDIVAFLQEQRRQGMEPPAVQTSDVVMMGNIAYEVGTYRFSFRNAAADTGKYFAIWKHQPDGTWRYHVGIWTSAANATVAN, from the coding sequence ATGCGACGGAGCTCGAGAATTCTCCTTGTCGGCGTGGCCTGCCTGATGCTGGCCTCCCCACTGCCTGCCCAGCAGGACGAGAACGTGGTCGTGGCCTCGCTGCCGGTGCAGCCCGGACAGCTCGACGCGGCTGCTGCCCGCAAGGCGATCGAAGAGGCCAACGCTCAGTGGCTCGAGGCGTTTCGGGCCGGTGACGCGGCAACGATGGCCCGCCTCTACACGGCCGACGCCAGCCTCTTCCCGCCCAGCCCCAGCAACGACATCCTCGAGGGCCGCGACGACATCGTTGCCTTCCTCCAGGAGCAGCGCCGCCAGGGCATGGAGCCGCCGGCCGTCCAAACCTCCGACGTCGTCATGATGGGCAACATCGCCTACGAGGTCGGCACCTACCGCTTCAGCTTCCGCAATGCGGCGGCCGACACCGGCAAGTACTTCGCCATCTGGAAGCATCAGCCCGACGGAACCTGGCGGTATCACGTGGGCATCTGGACCTCCGCCGCCAACGCCACCGTCGCCAACTAG
- a CDS encoding acyl-CoA dehydrogenase family protein yields the protein MVDAVSSARSLYGELSSASERIEAARRLPEDVAELLKRSQLFRLCVPQRYGGLEASPRDMIGAIAEVARADGSAGWCVAIGATSGLVAGYLAEQDAREIYADPMSVAGGVFAPRGQAIAGDDGYTIAGRWPFASGMQHCTWLMGGCIVMRDGKPALLPSGIPDSRLALFPADQARLIDTWSVSGLCGTGSHDMEVDALRVPERRAVSLMTDRPVIDDPLYKFPVFGMLAVGIASVSLGLARRAIEELVTLAGGKTPTGSRRRLADRAYIQMQVAQAEAALGSGRAFLLEVVDETWTMASTQAEIPVPQRARLRLAASNAVTQCIRAVDLMYEAGGGTSIYRSSPLQRCFRDIHAASQHLMVASSTYELAGRVLLGLETDAAML from the coding sequence GTGGTGGATGCCGTTTCCAGTGCGCGGTCGCTGTATGGCGAGCTGAGCTCGGCTTCCGAGCGTATCGAGGCGGCGCGGCGCCTGCCCGAGGACGTGGCCGAGCTGCTCAAGCGGTCGCAGCTGTTCCGGCTGTGCGTTCCGCAGCGCTACGGCGGGCTCGAAGCCTCGCCGCGCGACATGATCGGCGCCATTGCCGAGGTCGCCCGAGCCGACGGCTCGGCGGGCTGGTGCGTCGCCATCGGCGCCACCAGCGGGCTGGTTGCCGGCTATCTCGCAGAACAGGACGCGCGCGAGATCTACGCAGATCCGATGTCCGTCGCTGGAGGCGTGTTCGCTCCGCGCGGCCAGGCGATTGCCGGCGACGACGGTTACACGATCGCCGGCCGCTGGCCCTTCGCCAGCGGCATGCAGCATTGCACGTGGCTGATGGGCGGCTGCATCGTCATGCGCGACGGCAAGCCGGCGCTGCTGCCGAGCGGAATTCCCGACTCGCGCCTGGCGCTGTTCCCGGCGGATCAGGCACGCCTGATCGATACCTGGAGCGTGTCGGGCCTTTGCGGCACCGGCAGCCACGACATGGAAGTGGACGCGCTGCGCGTACCCGAGCGCCGCGCAGTTTCGCTGATGACCGATCGGCCCGTCATCGACGACCCGCTCTACAAGTTCCCGGTGTTCGGCATGCTCGCCGTCGGCATAGCCTCCGTCTCGCTCGGTCTTGCTCGGCGTGCCATCGAGGAGCTGGTCACGCTCGCCGGAGGCAAGACGCCCACCGGCAGTCGGCGGCGCCTCGCCGATCGCGCCTACATCCAGATGCAGGTGGCGCAGGCCGAGGCGGCGCTCGGCAGCGGTCGCGCGTTCCTGCTCGAAGTGGTGGACGAGACGTGGACGATGGCATCGACGCAGGCCGAGATCCCGGTGCCGCAGCGCGCACGGCTGCGCCTGGCGGCGTCCAACGCGGTCACGCAGTGCATCCGCGCCGTCGACCTGATGTACGAGGCCGGCGGCGGGACTTCGATCTACCGCAGCAGTCCGCTGCAGCGATGCTTCCGCGACATCCATGCCGCGAGCCAGCACCTGATGGTTGCGTCTTCCACGTATGAGCTTGCGGGGCGCGTCCTTCTCGGCCTGGAGACGGATGCGGCCATGCTGTGA
- a CDS encoding enoyl-CoA hydratase-related protein, producing MHDITTSTFECIRFRRDGDVLVVTIDRPGNDLNAVNEVLHEELTRLFRELRQESLARAVVLTGKGRAFSAGGDFAWFPTLQDPGKLDPLRRDAKQLIWDLLDVEIPIVAAVNGHAMGLGASIALLCDVIFMADNATIGDPHVRVGVVAGDGGVAIWPLAVGPALAKQYLMTGDALTAAEAERIGLVNKAVPAAQVLDEAMKLAQRLAAGAPLAVRYTKMSVNKLVKDALNIAFDASTALEILTFKSEDHQEALAALREKRPPNFRGR from the coding sequence ATGCACGACATCACGACATCGACGTTCGAATGCATCCGCTTCCGTCGCGACGGCGACGTGCTGGTGGTGACCATCGACCGGCCCGGCAACGACCTCAACGCCGTCAACGAGGTCCTGCACGAGGAGCTGACCAGGCTCTTTCGCGAGCTGCGCCAGGAATCGCTGGCGCGGGCGGTGGTGCTGACGGGGAAAGGCCGTGCGTTCTCGGCCGGAGGCGACTTTGCCTGGTTTCCGACGCTGCAGGACCCGGGCAAGCTCGATCCGCTGCGGCGCGACGCCAAGCAGCTGATCTGGGATCTGCTCGACGTCGAGATTCCCATCGTTGCGGCAGTCAACGGTCACGCAATGGGATTGGGCGCATCGATCGCGCTGCTTTGCGACGTCATCTTCATGGCCGACAACGCCACCATCGGCGACCCGCACGTGCGAGTCGGCGTCGTCGCCGGCGACGGCGGCGTGGCGATCTGGCCACTGGCCGTCGGACCGGCGCTGGCCAAGCAGTACCTGATGACGGGCGATGCGCTGACGGCAGCCGAGGCCGAGCGCATCGGACTCGTCAACAAGGCGGTGCCGGCGGCGCAGGTCCTGGACGAGGCGATGAAGCTCGCGCAGCGACTGGCCGCCGGCGCACCGCTGGCCGTGCGCTACACCAAGATGTCGGTGAACAAGCTCGTCAAGGACGCGCTCAACATCGCCTTCGATGCATCCACGGCTCTCGAGATCCTCACCTTCAAGAGCGAAGACCACCAGGAAGCCCTCGCCGCGCTGCGCGAGAAACGGCCCCCCAACTTCCGCGGCCGCTGA